A window from Gallus gallus isolate bGalGal1 chromosome 7, bGalGal1.mat.broiler.GRCg7b, whole genome shotgun sequence encodes these proteins:
- the PRLH gene encoding prolactin-releasing peptide precursor: protein MKLGATCLLCLLLTCMALPAAGRLRERSMEIRNPDIDPSWYTGRGIRPVGRFGRRRALGESAQLRRAALHPACIPPHTQPSREQRSA from the exons ATGAAGCTGGGAGCCACCTGcctgctgtgcttgctgctcACCTGCATGGCCCTGCCCGCCGCCGGCCGCCTCCGTGAGCGCTCCATGGAAATCAGGA ACCCAGACATCGACCCCTCCTGGTACACCGGCCGTGGCATCAGGCCCGTGGGGAGATTCGGGCGACGGCGAGCGCTGGGGGAAAGCGCCCAACTCAGGAGGgctgccctgcaccctgctTGCATCCCCCCGCACACCCAGCCCTCCCGGGAGCAGCGAAGTGCCTGA